The Thunnus maccoyii chromosome 12, fThuMac1.1, whole genome shotgun sequence genomic interval CTGGGGTCGGATGGAGACTGCGTGGCGCACAGTCCTCCACCTGTTACTTCATGCACCAGCAGCAAGTCAAAGCCGTACACAAGGAGACCCAAACCCCCGTTCTCATACATCGCTCTCATCGCCATGGCTATCCGGGACTCCTCCTCTGGACGTCTGACTTTGGCGGAAATCAACGACTATCTGATGAAAAAGTTTCCGTTCTTCAGGGGAAGCTACACCGGCTGGAGGAACTCGGTTCGACACAACTTGTCTCTTAACGACTGCTTTCTCAAAGTGCTCCGGGACCCGTCCAGACCTTGGGGAAAGGACAATTACTGGATGCTCAATCCTCACAGCGAATACACATTTGCGGACGGGGTGTTCCGTCGCAGAAGAAAGCGCATTAACAAAAAGTTCGGCAGAGTGCATGAGGAGTCCGAGCACGCAGAGGAGCCGCAGATCATTCCGCAGTCCGCTCCCGCCACCAGGACTGAGCCCGCTGTCAAGTTTACTAGTTCATTTGCTATAGACAGCATCCTCAGCAAGCCCTTCAAGAGGGACTCAAACAACGACTTACCACTACACCCTGCCTTCACCTGGCCGCGCTACACTGAACTAATGATACCTCATTCAAATACACCTGCCTCATTTCCATTCGTCAAGTCAGCCTATATGAACTCCCGTGTTGCGCACTTGTCACACGCCTACAGCGATGGGCTgatttcacagacatttttgcGATTTCAGAATTGAATTTGGAATCACTCTTTATCCTTTGTGATCTGTGTGCACTGATGATGGACAACAGAAGGACAGAACAAACATTAAAGACAGATGGCAACCTTTTTCATCATATGATGGGATTAAATTGAGTTTGTGGTGGCATGGTgttgcagtttattttttatacttctGGTAATGTCCCAGATGATCTGTTTTATACACGTTCTTTATTGCCAATGTTACTGAACTGCCTATTAAATTTGTAGTTTGTTTAACAAACGTGTTAAAAAATGCActttgactgtgtttgtgtctcttcttCCAATATTGTGCTCATTATAACGAAATAAAAATTTATCTCATTTTGATTTGTACGTTGCATTGTTGTAGCTAATTATTTCTAAAGAAGTTATAATGTAGTCAGGGTGTTTCATGTTGAGCCAAATTAGGACTGACACCTGTATGAGGCACCTACACCTGTTAGGGGCCAATTTAGCAATGTTCATGTGACTGCACCTTACCACATGAACTCTAGGATTGGTTTCAAGTACACCAAGGAACTCCTCTTCATTAGCCTCCTCCTTTATATAATATCTTCTTGATTACTTTGCAACTCACATGTCCAGATTTTGTATGGCAACAGCTTTAACCTTGATTGGaagcataataataacaataataataataataatgatatgaacatatgaaaaatgaaatgaatgcagCCTATTATTAATATCCCTTATTAGTgtatttacatttcactgttcATGAAGCTCGCAGCTACCGGATAGGGGCATccaatatttatgttttcagtctgGCGCTGCAAATAGCTGTCGCCTCAATCTCCACACATGCGCAGGAAACATTCTGAGAGAACTGAACTCGAAATCCACAATAGGAAGAAATTTCTTCCAAGGCCTATTCTTCTGAGGCTAGAAAGTAAATATCCTTTAAACCAGCTGTGCATCCTGGACGCAGCGGGGTTACAGTTTTGATGTTGCTGATATTCTGGGTGTTTAGTTCTAACATTGCTGGAGTTTGGGGAAATAATTTCACGTTCTTAGTGTCGACCTGTTCGATAATGAAACCAAACATGCGTAATACTCCTCAAGGGCAAACACCAAGACGCAAAGAAGGCCATTTACAGTAGTAAACGGTgcacaaaatgcaaaatatattgGAACATTCAGTTATCTTAATTGTTCCTTAAGACTTTATTTAGATTTTCCAATCAATTCATTTCTCCAGGGATGCAATCCAGGCTCCAAGAGGTAAATTGACACTTGCGCTGTGTGTGGTATGCTGGCACGCTctgatggaaaaagaaaaagcatgcTTCCTCTCATGTCAGAGTCCTAACCCTGAACAGATCCCAAACAAATGAACACTGCAGGACTCTTTCTCCTGCATGCACACCTTAGAACATAAAACCACTGGCAGGCATCGTCTCTGTTTGCTGCTCCACAGGAGGtcaaaatgaattatttaaatgtattcaaactGTGTCGTTTTATTCATCATGGCTTGTCAAGTTGTCGTGCCAAATATTGGTCTGACAAATGTGGACATAGTGTTTTGGAAAGCGAGTCGTGGGAGGAGATTTGTCTTACTCCACTGCGCTGCGTCCGGCTTCTAGTCTGGATCCTGGCCAGATGGGGAGGGAGTAGTTCCTGGCGATTTCTTGGAGGGATTTCGGGGGGATAGAGGGGCAGAGAGAGATTTAAGAATTGATAGGTGGTCGAGTTGTGTTTGGCCGGGTGGATATGCGCAAGCAAAGTCGAGGAGCTTTATTTCCCCTCTCTTGTGGGACTATTGCCAGCaatggacagagagaggaaggaggaacaGCGGCTGGCGTTTCTTGATTTTCATGGCTATAAACGCGCAGAGCATCGCAAAGGGACACTGACTTCTTCAATTAACGCATTAGGGAACCTTTACTAGCATTTGAAATATAGGAAAAGCGATTTCCCCACGTGTTATAGACCCCCACCATGACGACAGAGAGCTCCCAGCAACATTTGGATCCATCTAATCTTCTGCGCTGCAGTCCAGCGGCAGCTCTGCTGAGCGCACAGCCAGTGATGGAGAGCGCGCACAATACATCAGCcaaagggaaaaaaggaaacTCTGGCTTGAGACGCCCTGAAAAGCCCCCCTACTCATATATTGCCCTCATTGTGATGGCAATTCAAAGCTCACCGACAAAAAGGCTTACCCTGAGTGAAATTTATCAGTTCCTGCAGGCCCGATTCCCTTTCTTCAGGGGATCATATCAGGGATGGAAAAATTCCGTCAGACACAACCTGTCTCTGAACGAATGTTTTATAAAGCTGCCCAAAGGTCTCGGCAGACCTGGCAAGGGCCACTACTGGACAATCGATCCGGGTAGTGAGTTTATGTTCGAGGAGGGCTCCTTTCGTCGCAGACCTCGGGGGTTCCGTAGGAAATGCCAAGCCCTGAAACCAATGTACAGGATGATGAATGGTATAGGGTTTGGTGCGTCTATGCTGCCGCAAAACTTTGATTTCCAGTCACCTTCAGGCTCATTAGCGTGTCATAACGGCTACAACATAGACTTGATGGGTGGTACGGTGCCAGGGGGCTACGAGGGACTCGGAGGGGGGCATCACGTCCCACATATGTCATCAAGCTCCGGGTCATCGTACATGGCTGCATGTCAGGTGGCCTCTAACGCGGACTACTGCCCGGACAGCAGTAGCAGCCCCCTGCAGTCCTCCCCAGCGATGGTAGGCACTTTGGACTGTCAGTCGCCGTATGCAAATGCAGCCTCACACTGGAGTTCACCTGGTGTATCTTCATACATCAAACAGCAGTCGCTGGCATCAAGCAGCCCCACTTCTTCTGCTCTGCACGCGGGAATGCCATCTTACTCTCTGGATCAAGGCTATCTGCACCATAATGCACGAGATTCTTCTGACGTTTCAGGTAAAGCATCACTGAGTGACCTGTATATAACCTGTATGTTGTATTTGCTATTTGCACCATGATTAGTTATAAGAATCAAAGTTCACGGTTAAGATTAAATTGTTGTGACGAGTCACCATCAAAAAATAGAAATCGTTGCTCTTTGCATAATATTCTTTTAATTTGTAGTATCGTATTAAACGACGTACAAATTATACAAATTAGATTTCCATAAGaaatttcatttgattttatcAAATGCATTcgataaaaaatacataaataaatgctCGTCCAAGGCAAATGAAATTAGCAAATTGTGACTCCAATATGAGCCAGTTTAAGAATAAATTTATCTTACCAAATCTGATGTAAAtgcaataaatacacacataatattGCCCCCAATAAAATCGAACCAACGCGCATTTAGGcctattga includes:
- the LOC121908961 gene encoding forkhead box protein F2-like, which translates into the protein MTTESSQQHLDPSNLLRCSPAAALLSAQPVMESAHNTSAKGKKGNSGLRRPEKPPYSYIALIVMAIQSSPTKRLTLSEIYQFLQARFPFFRGSYQGWKNSVRHNLSLNECFIKLPKGLGRPGKGHYWTIDPGSEFMFEEGSFRRRPRGFRRKCQALKPMYRMMNGIGFGASMLPQNFDFQSPSGSLACHNGYNIDLMGGTVPGGYEGLGGGHHVPHMSSSSGSSYMAACQVASNADYCPDSSSSPLQSSPAMVGTLDCQSPYANAASHWSSPGVSSYIKQQSLASSSPTSSALHAGMPSYSLDQGYLHHNARDSSDVSVGLSRYSSHSAPVCDRKDFVLNLNGISSLHPSTGGSYYHQLHHHHQSVYQDVKPCVM
- the LOC121908958 gene encoding forkhead box protein Q1-like, yielding MKLEVLCGNHYGMKLLEMSSDAEGSVRSPLSAEEELGSDGDCVAHSPPPVTSCTSSKSKPYTRRPKPPFSYIALIAMAIRDSSSGRLTLAEINDYLMKKFPFFRGSYTGWRNSVRHNLSLNDCFLKVLRDPSRPWGKDNYWMLNPHSEYTFADGVFRRRRKRINKKFGRVHEESEHAEEPQIIPQSAPATRTEPAVKFTSSFAIDSILSKPFKRDSNNDLPLHPAFTWPRYTELMIPHSNTPASFPFVKSAYMNSRVAHLSHAYSDGLISQTFLRFQN